A window of the Actinobacillus genomosp. 1 genome harbors these coding sequences:
- the parC gene encoding DNA topoisomerase IV subunit A, with amino-acid sequence MSTEINYEGVEQMPIKRFTEDAYLNYSMYVIMDRALPFIGDGLKPVQRRIIYAMSELGLNASAKYKKSARTVGDVLGKFHPHGDSACYEAMVLMAQPFSYRYPLIDGQGNWGAPDDPKSFAAMRYTESKLSKMAEVLLGELGQGTVDYQLNFDGSLEEPKYLPARLPHILLNGTMGIAVGMATDIPPHNINELAEASVMLLENPKASFAELMTVVQGPDYPTEAEIITPKADIAKMYEQGKGSIKMRAVWKKEDGEIVISALPHQASPSKVIEQIATQMRNKKLPMVDDIRDESDHENPIRIVIVPRSNRIDFEALMDHLFATTDLEKSYRVNMNMIGLDGKPAVKNLHTILTEWLMFRRTTVTRRLSYRLDKILNRLHILDGLMIAFLNIDEVIEIIRNEDEPKTALMARFNLSEVQAEAILNLRLRHLAKLEEHELQAEKSQLEKERDELQLTLGSERRLNTLIKKEIQADAKAFASPRRSPLVERAEAKAISESDLTPTEDVTVILSEKGWVRCAKGHDIDVQGLSYRAGDGYLSHAYGRSNQPVVFLDSTGRAYALDPTSLPSARSQGEPLTGKITLPEGATVQQVLMANSETKVLMASDSGYGFICSFEDLVSRNKAGKAVISLTENAKVLPPQLIDNETELSLVAMSSVGRMLVFPITELPQLSKGKGNKIINISAQAAKEGNELLARLLLVKPIQSLVFVSGKRKITLKPSDIDNYRGERARKGSQLVRGLSATSTVEIVD; translated from the coding sequence ATGAGTACAGAAATCAATTACGAAGGCGTGGAGCAAATGCCGATTAAGCGTTTCACCGAAGACGCTTACCTCAACTATTCGATGTACGTCATTATGGACCGTGCTTTGCCGTTTATCGGCGACGGTTTAAAACCCGTACAACGCCGTATTATTTATGCAATGTCCGAGTTAGGCTTAAATGCTTCGGCAAAATATAAAAAATCGGCACGTACCGTCGGGGACGTGTTAGGTAAATTCCATCCGCACGGCGATAGTGCTTGTTATGAAGCGATGGTATTAATGGCACAGCCGTTCTCTTATCGCTATCCGCTTATTGACGGACAAGGAAACTGGGGTGCACCTGACGATCCTAAATCTTTTGCTGCAATGCGTTATACCGAATCAAAACTGTCGAAAATGGCAGAGGTGTTACTGGGCGAATTAGGACAAGGTACAGTTGATTACCAACTGAATTTTGATGGTTCGCTTGAAGAACCGAAATATTTACCGGCACGTTTACCGCATATTTTGCTAAATGGCACGATGGGGATTGCAGTCGGTATGGCAACCGATATTCCGCCGCACAATATCAATGAATTAGCCGAAGCGAGCGTAATGTTGTTGGAAAACCCGAAAGCAAGTTTTGCCGAATTAATGACGGTGGTACAAGGTCCGGATTATCCGACCGAAGCGGAAATTATTACGCCTAAAGCCGATATTGCCAAAATGTATGAGCAAGGTAAAGGCTCAATCAAAATGCGTGCGGTATGGAAAAAAGAAGACGGCGAAATTGTGATTTCGGCATTACCGCATCAAGCTTCACCGTCAAAAGTGATTGAGCAAATCGCAACGCAAATGCGTAATAAAAAATTGCCGATGGTGGATGATATTCGTGATGAATCGGATCACGAAAACCCTATTCGTATCGTGATTGTACCTCGCTCAAATCGTATTGATTTTGAAGCGTTAATGGATCATTTATTTGCCACAACCGATCTTGAGAAAAGCTATCGCGTCAATATGAATATGATCGGGCTGGACGGTAAACCGGCGGTGAAAAATCTGCACACGATTTTAACCGAATGGCTAATGTTCCGCCGTACTACGGTAACGCGCCGTTTAAGTTACCGTTTAGATAAAATTTTAAACCGCTTGCATATTTTAGACGGTTTGATGATCGCTTTCCTGAATATTGATGAAGTGATCGAAATTATCCGCAATGAAGATGAACCGAAAACGGCATTAATGGCTCGCTTTAATTTAAGTGAAGTACAAGCCGAAGCGATTTTAAATTTACGCTTACGTCATTTGGCAAAATTAGAAGAACACGAATTGCAGGCGGAAAAATCACAGCTTGAAAAAGAGCGTGATGAATTGCAATTAACGCTTGGTTCGGAACGCCGTTTAAATACGCTGATTAAAAAAGAAATTCAGGCGGATGCAAAAGCGTTTGCCAGCCCACGCCGTTCGCCATTGGTTGAACGTGCTGAAGCGAAAGCAATTTCTGAAAGTGACTTAACCCCGACTGAAGATGTTACGGTGATTCTATCGGAAAAAGGCTGGGTACGTTGTGCGAAAGGGCATGATATTGACGTGCAAGGCTTAAGTTATCGTGCCGGTGATGGTTATCTTTCACATGCATATGGCAGAAGTAATCAGCCGGTCGTGTTTCTCGATAGCACGGGGCGAGCTTATGCGCTTGATCCGACTTCGCTACCATCGGCACGTTCTCAAGGCGAACCGCTCACCGGTAAGATTACTTTGCCGGAAGGGGCAACCGTTCAGCAAGTATTAATGGCGAACTCGGAAACTAAAGTCCTGATGGCATCAGATTCCGGCTATGGCTTTATTTGTAGCTTTGAAGATTTAGTTTCTCGCAATAAAGCGGGTAAAGCAGTCATTTCTTTAACCGAAAATGCCAAAGTGCTGCCACCGCAATTAATTGATAATGAAACTGAACTTTCACTTGTCGCAATGAGTAGTGTCGGACGAATGTTAGTATTCCCGATCACCGAATTGCCACAGCTTTCGAAAGGTAAAGGGAATAAGATTATCAATATTTCCGCACAGGCGGCAAAAGAAGGTAATGAATTGCTTGCCCGTTTATTACTGGTTAAACCGATACAATCGTTAGTGTTTGTTTCCGGCAAACGCAAAATTACCCTTAAACCGAGTGATATTGATAATTACCGTGGTGAACGTGCAAGAAAAGGTTCTCAACTTGTAAGAGGCCTAAGCGCGACTTCGACAGTGGAAATTGTAGACTAA
- a CDS encoding PDDEXK nuclease domain-containing protein, with translation MTQFLADSDYKQWLADLKSRIKQSQIKAAVSVNYELLNLYWELGKEILIRQENYAWGEGFLKALSRDLKHSFPEISGFSEENLKKIRYWYKFYTQDDLFSSSENKTNNVIGLQAVTQFEALIKSIPWGHNQRIMYKCQTVPQALFYVQKTLENGWSRSILEHQIDSKLYERQGKAISNFEVRLPSEQSDLAQQTLKDPYNFDFLTLRENYDERELESRLVEKITQFLLELGTGFAYMGRQVHIQVGKSDFYMDLLFYHVRLRCYVVVELKTEKFKPEFAGKLNFYVTAVNRQIKSIQDNPTIGILICKDKDDIVAEYALSDMSQPIGISEYQITQCLSEEFKSSLPTIEEIEKELE, from the coding sequence ATGACACAGTTTTTAGCTGATAGCGATTATAAGCAATGGCTGGCAGATTTAAAATCTCGTATTAAGCAAAGTCAAATAAAGGCTGCTGTAAGTGTCAATTATGAATTGCTTAATCTATATTGGGAACTTGGAAAAGAAATACTTATTCGCCAAGAAAATTATGCTTGGGGAGAGGGATTTCTTAAGGCTCTAAGTCGAGATTTAAAGCATTCTTTTCCCGAAATATCAGGTTTTTCAGAGGAAAATCTCAAGAAAATTCGATATTGGTATAAATTTTATACTCAAGATGATTTGTTCTCTTCTTCTGAGAATAAAACTAATAATGTAATCGGGTTACAAGCTGTAACCCAATTTGAAGCATTGATTAAATCTATCCCTTGGGGTCACAATCAAAGGATTATGTATAAGTGTCAGACTGTTCCGCAGGCTTTGTTTTATGTACAGAAAACATTAGAAAATGGTTGGAGCCGTTCGATCTTAGAACATCAAATAGACAGCAAACTTTATGAAAGACAAGGGAAGGCAATTAGTAATTTTGAAGTGAGGCTTCCATCGGAACAATCAGACCTAGCTCAACAAACGTTAAAAGATCCTTACAATTTTGATTTTCTGACACTAAGAGAAAATTATGATGAAAGGGAGTTGGAAAGTCGGTTAGTTGAAAAAATTACACAATTCTTGCTGGAACTTGGTACAGGGTTTGCTTATATGGGGCGACAGGTTCATATTCAGGTCGGAAAAAGTGATTTTTATATGGACTTGTTGTTTTACCATGTCCGCTTACGCTGTTATGTGGTTGTAGAGTTGAAAACAGAAAAGTTTAAGCCTGAGTTTGCAGGAAAATTAAATTTTTATGTTACAGCGGTTAATAGACAAATAAAAAGCATACAAGACAATCCTACTATTGGTATTCTGATTTGTAAGGATAAAGACGATATTGTTGCGGAATATGCGTTAAGTGATATGTCACAACCAATAGGTATTAGTGAATATCAAATTACTCAATGTTTAAGTGAAGAATTTAAAAGTAGCTTACCAACAATTGAAGAAATTGAAAAAGAGTTGGAATAA
- the mukE gene encoding chromosome partition protein MukE — protein sequence MTEQIQDVISQKLAVAIANPIFPELDSQLRAGRHINTEQLDEHAFLMDFQAELESFYRRYHVELIRAPEGFFYLRPKASTLIARSAMSEMEMLVGKVLCYLYLSPERLAQQGIFSQDDVYEELMNLADESKLLKAVNPRSTGSDLDKAKLAEKVGGALRRLARIGIITRIGEQNSKKFVISESVFRFGADVRVGDDPREAQLRLIRDGEATTPAILAEQAVEFSESAVEDESEE from the coding sequence ATGACAGAGCAAATTCAAGACGTTATTTCTCAAAAATTGGCAGTGGCAATTGCCAACCCGATTTTCCCGGAGCTAGACAGCCAACTTCGTGCCGGTCGCCATATTAATACGGAACAGCTGGACGAACACGCTTTTTTAATGGACTTCCAAGCCGAGTTAGAAAGTTTTTACCGCCGTTATCACGTGGAATTAATTCGTGCGCCGGAAGGCTTTTTCTACTTACGCCCGAAAGCATCAACTTTAATTGCTCGTTCGGCAATGTCGGAAATGGAAATGTTAGTGGGTAAAGTACTTTGCTATCTTTACCTCAGTCCGGAGCGTTTAGCGCAACAAGGTATTTTTAGCCAAGATGATGTATATGAAGAGCTGATGAATCTCGCTGATGAAAGCAAATTACTCAAGGCGGTGAATCCGCGTTCGACCGGTTCTGACTTAGATAAAGCAAAATTAGCCGAGAAAGTTGGTGGTGCGTTACGCCGTTTGGCACGTATCGGTATCATTACTCGTATTGGTGAGCAAAACAGCAAGAAATTTGTGATCTCGGAATCGGTGTTCCGTTTCGGTGCGGATGTCCGAGTGGGCGATGATCCGCGAGAAGCGCAATTACGCTTAATTCGTGACGGTGAAGCGACAACGCCGGCAATTTTAGCGGAACAAGCGGTCGAATTTTCAGAAAGTGCTGTAGAAGATGAGAGCGAAGAGTAA
- a CDS encoding DEAD/DEAH box helicase — protein MTTNSLTFADLGLPQSILDAVNDMGFVNPSPIQQETIPHLLAGRDVLGMAQTGSGKTAAFSLPLLAQIDSSKRHPQMLVMAPTRELAIQVADACEQFTKNMKGINVVTVYGGQRYDIQLRALKQGSQVVVGTPGRILDHIRRGTLDLSALQSIVLDEADEMLRMGFIDDVETVMAELPENHQTALFSATMPEPIRRITRRFMKDPQEVKIQATQRSAPDITQSYWLVNGFRKNDALLRFLEVEEFDAAIIFTRTKTGTIDITELCERNGYRTAALNGDMTQQAREQTLDKLKSGRLDILVATDVAARGLDVERISLVINYDIPLDSESYVHRIGRTGRAGRSGRALLFVEPRERRLLRNIEHLMKKPIDEVPIPNHEILMQKRREKFKARVSKQLEHHDLEKYRELLEDLFTADQDHEELAAAMMMMLQDKQKLILPPDPEVRAARSERGRRDRDDSRGGRDERRGGREHRENNGVAMDLYRIELGREDGVEVRHIVGAIANEGDISSRYIGHIKLHDNYSTIELPQGMPNHIVQHFAQKARVLNKQMQMSLLGPAGGVNSQPFEERRGGGRRNDRNDRNDRRGDRGGRSDRREGGFNDRKKGGFKEKRFADKGRSRRD, from the coding sequence ATGACAACTAATTCTTTAACTTTCGCAGACCTTGGTCTTCCACAATCTATTCTTGATGCAGTAAATGATATGGGGTTTGTAAACCCATCGCCGATTCAACAAGAAACAATCCCTCATTTATTAGCCGGTCGCGACGTACTCGGTATGGCTCAAACCGGTAGCGGTAAAACAGCGGCATTCTCTTTACCGTTGTTGGCGCAAATTGATTCATCTAAACGTCATCCGCAAATGTTAGTAATGGCACCGACTCGTGAACTTGCAATTCAAGTGGCGGATGCGTGCGAACAATTTACTAAAAATATGAAAGGTATTAATGTTGTTACCGTTTACGGCGGTCAGCGTTATGACATTCAATTACGTGCATTAAAACAAGGCTCGCAAGTTGTCGTCGGTACACCTGGTCGTATTCTTGACCATATTCGTCGCGGCACATTAGACCTTTCCGCCCTTCAATCTATCGTATTGGATGAAGCGGACGAAATGCTTCGTATGGGCTTTATTGACGATGTTGAAACCGTGATGGCGGAATTACCGGAAAATCACCAAACCGCATTATTTTCCGCAACCATGCCGGAGCCGATTCGTCGCATTACTCGCCGTTTTATGAAAGATCCGCAAGAAGTCAAAATTCAGGCGACCCAACGTTCTGCGCCAGATATTACACAAAGCTACTGGTTAGTAAACGGTTTCCGTAAAAACGATGCGTTATTACGTTTCCTAGAAGTGGAAGAATTTGATGCAGCAATCATCTTTACTCGTACGAAAACCGGCACAATCGATATTACCGAATTATGTGAGCGTAACGGTTATCGTACGGCAGCATTAAACGGCGATATGACTCAGCAAGCTCGTGAGCAAACGTTAGATAAATTAAAATCCGGTCGTTTGGATATTCTTGTTGCAACTGATGTGGCAGCTCGTGGTTTAGACGTTGAGCGTATTAGTCTTGTAATCAACTATGATATTCCGTTAGATTCGGAATCTTACGTGCACCGTATCGGTCGTACCGGTCGTGCAGGTCGTTCAGGTCGTGCATTATTATTCGTAGAACCGCGTGAACGCCGTTTATTACGTAATATCGAACATCTAATGAAAAAACCGATTGATGAAGTTCCGATTCCAAATCATGAAATTCTAATGCAAAAACGTCGTGAGAAATTCAAAGCACGTGTTTCTAAACAATTAGAGCATCATGATTTAGAAAAATATCGTGAATTACTTGAGGATTTATTCACTGCAGACCAAGATCATGAAGAATTGGCGGCCGCGATGATGATGATGCTTCAAGATAAACAAAAACTGATTCTTCCACCGGATCCTGAAGTTCGTGCGGCACGTAGCGAACGCGGACGCAGAGATCGTGACGATAGCCGTGGTGGACGTGATGAACGCCGTGGCGGTCGAGAACATCGTGAAAATAACGGTGTAGCGATGGATTTATACCGTATCGAATTAGGCCGTGAAGACGGTGTTGAAGTACGTCATATCGTAGGTGCTATCGCTAACGAAGGCGATATTAGCAGCCGTTATATCGGTCATATTAAATTACACGATAATTACTCTACCATTGAGTTACCTCAAGGTATGCCGAACCACATCGTGCAACACTTTGCTCAAAAAGCACGCGTATTAAACAAACAAATGCAAATGTCTTTATTAGGCCCTGCTGGCGGTGTAAACAGCCAACCGTTTGAAGAACGCCGTGGTGGCGGTCGCCGTAACGATAGAAATGATCGTAATGACCGTCGTGGAGATCGTGGCGGCCGTTCTGACCGTCGTGAAGGTGGCTTTAACGACCGTAAAAAAGGCGGTTTTAAAGAAAAACGTTTTGCCGACAAAGGTCGTAGTCGCCGCGACTAA
- the mukF gene encoding chromosome partition protein MukF codes for MQNELAQTIPELINWTKEREFSLSLSSDRLAFLLAISIYNNEQTDGELLESDLVDLFRYVSEAFDQAEATLTQRANNAINDLVKQRFLNRFSSEFTEGLAIYRITPLGVGVADYYVRQREFSTLRLSIQLSIVADEIQRASSAAEEGGDERFWRNNVFAPLKYSVAEIFDSIDLSQRMMDENQHQIRERIAELLSQNWHEAILSCEQLLDETSGNLRELQDTLNAAGDKLQAQLLRIQSCLIGRDDLDFVDQLIVNLQNKLDRIISWGQQAIDLWIGYDRHVHKFIRTAIDMDKNRVFGQRLRQSIQDYFNAPWLLYTAKAESLLDLRDDETMLNEAEAVGELPSELEYESLSDVQEQIISVMQAHLAPFRAEDKPIDLGAVLREQLALYPQSRHFDVARIIVDQAVKLGMASLDSQAVYPEWQAINDKGAEVQANVIDQYNK; via the coding sequence ATGCAAAACGAATTGGCACAGACAATCCCAGAACTGATCAACTGGACGAAAGAGCGAGAATTCTCTCTTTCGCTCTCTTCTGATCGCCTTGCCTTTCTCTTGGCGATTTCCATTTACAATAACGAACAAACGGACGGAGAACTTCTCGAAAGTGATCTAGTGGATCTTTTTCGTTATGTTTCTGAGGCATTCGACCAAGCGGAAGCCACCCTTACACAACGTGCCAATAATGCGATTAACGATTTAGTTAAGCAGCGTTTTCTTAACCGTTTTTCCAGCGAATTTACCGAAGGTTTAGCCATTTATCGTATCACGCCATTAGGTGTGGGTGTGGCGGATTATTACGTGCGTCAGCGAGAGTTTTCTACCTTACGTTTATCCATTCAGCTTTCAATTGTAGCAGACGAGATTCAGCGTGCTTCATCGGCGGCGGAAGAGGGCGGTGACGAGCGTTTTTGGCGCAATAACGTATTTGCACCGCTTAAATATTCGGTAGCGGAAATTTTCGATAGTATCGATCTTTCCCAACGTATGATGGATGAAAACCAACATCAAATTCGTGAGCGAATTGCCGAGCTATTAAGTCAAAATTGGCATGAAGCGATTCTTAGTTGTGAACAATTACTGGACGAAACCTCGGGTAATTTACGTGAGCTACAAGATACGCTTAATGCGGCAGGTGACAAGTTACAGGCGCAATTACTGCGTATTCAAAGCTGCTTGATTGGGCGTGATGATTTGGATTTTGTCGATCAACTGATTGTCAATCTGCAAAACAAATTAGACCGTATCATTAGCTGGGGGCAACAAGCGATTGACCTGTGGATCGGTTATGATCGCCACGTTCATAAATTTATTCGTACGGCGATTGATATGGATAAAAACCGTGTATTCGGTCAGCGTTTACGCCAATCTATTCAAGATTATTTCAATGCACCTTGGTTACTTTATACTGCGAAAGCGGAATCACTATTAGATCTACGTGACGATGAAACGATGCTGAATGAGGCGGAAGCGGTCGGTGAGTTGCCGAGCGAATTGGAATACGAGTCGCTTTCAGATGTTCAAGAACAGATTATCAGTGTAATGCAAGCGCATTTAGCACCGTTTAGGGCAGAAGACAAACCAATCGATCTTGGTGCGGTATTACGTGAGCAACTGGCACTTTATCCGCAATCTCGTCATTTTGATGTGGCACGAATTATTGTGGATCAAGCGGTAAAACTCGGTATGGCAAGCCTCGATAGCCAAGCGGTTTACCCAGAGTGGCAAGCAATTAATGATAAGGGTGCAGAAGTTCAGGCGAACGTAATCGACCAATATAACAAATAG
- the nlpI gene encoding lipoprotein NlpI: MFLLIFKVFHLRFLMLNLLALLFLTGCISRHSSEMVSSNRLALAELNPQLRFEQEVMVVRLTQVLQEAKLNPDERAALHFERGVLYDSLGLWSLARYDFTQAIGLNQKMVAAYNYMGLYLLLEDDYDSAIDAFNAVLELDPNYNYTYLNRGLAFYYSGRYSEAERDLLRFYEAEKQDPYRTLWLYFNELELKPTEAKNNLITRAKTLSPEFWGTNVVHYFLGDLTLGELRARMDAEAQPNTASYAEILTETYFYLAKQKLKLNKTDEATTLFRLSLANQVFNFVEYRFALFELSQLRGGSNVVVQDDPVVGKN, translated from the coding sequence ATGTTTTTACTGATTTTTAAAGTGTTTCATCTTCGCTTCTTGATGCTTAATCTTTTGGCGTTACTATTTCTGACCGGTTGTATCAGCCGTCACTCGTCGGAAATGGTTTCTTCCAATCGTTTAGCTTTAGCCGAATTAAACCCTCAATTACGCTTTGAACAAGAAGTAATGGTAGTTCGTTTAACGCAAGTACTACAAGAAGCCAAATTAAATCCGGACGAACGTGCCGCTCTTCACTTTGAACGCGGTGTACTCTATGACAGTCTAGGGCTTTGGTCGCTTGCACGCTATGATTTTACTCAAGCTATCGGATTGAACCAGAAAATGGTTGCCGCTTATAACTATATGGGGCTATATCTGTTACTTGAAGATGATTATGACAGTGCGATTGATGCCTTTAATGCGGTATTGGAATTAGATCCGAACTATAATTATACCTATCTTAATCGCGGGTTAGCTTTTTATTATAGCGGTCGTTATTCTGAAGCCGAGCGTGATTTATTACGCTTTTATGAAGCGGAAAAACAAGATCCATACCGAACATTATGGTTATATTTCAATGAGTTGGAACTTAAACCTACAGAAGCAAAAAACAACTTAATTACGCGTGCTAAAACGCTTTCTCCGGAATTTTGGGGAACAAATGTTGTACATTATTTCTTAGGGGACTTAACTCTAGGCGAACTTCGTGCTAGAATGGATGCAGAAGCACAACCTAATACTGCTTCTTATGCAGAAATTTTAACTGAAACATATTTTTATTTAGCAAAACAAAAACTCAAATTAAATAAAACGGATGAAGCGACCACGCTTTTCCGTCTCTCTCTTGCAAATCAAGTGTTTAACTTTGTTGAGTATCGTTTTGCCCTATTTGAACTCTCTCAGCTCCGTGGCGGTAGCAATGTAGTAGTTCAAGATGATCCCGTTGTTGGGAAAAATTAG
- the pnp gene encoding polyribonucleotide nucleotidyltransferase, which produces MNPIVKQFKYGQHTVTLETGAIARQATAAVMASMDDTTVFVTVVAKKDVKEGQDFFPLTVDYQERTYAAGRIPGGFFKREGRPSEGETLIARLIDRPVRPLFPEGFFNEIQVIATVVSVNPQISPDLVAMIGASAALSLSGVPFNGPIGAARVGFINDQFVLNPTTSEQKISRLDLVVAGTDKAVLMVESEADILSEEQMLSAVVFGHQQQQVVIENIKEFVKEAGKPRWDWVAPEPNTALINQVKALAEARIGDAYRITEKQARYEQIDAIKADVIAQLTAQDETVSEGAIIDIITALESSIVRGRIIAGEPRIDGRTVDTVRALDICTGVLPRTHGSAIFTRGETQALAVATLGTERDAQIIDELTGEKSDRFLFHYNFPPYSVGETGRIGSPKRREIGHGRLAKRGVLAVMPTAEEFPYVVRVVSEITESNGSSSMASVCGASLALMDAGVPIKAAVAGIAMGLVKEEEKFVVLSDILGDEDHLGDMDFKVAGTREGVTALQMDIKIEGITPEIMQIALNQAKGARMHILSVMEQAIPAPRADISDFAPRIHTMKIDPKKIKDVIGKGGAVIRALTEETGTSIDIDDDGTVKIAATDNNAAKAVMARIEDIVAEVEVNAIYKGKVTRVVDFGAFVSILGGKEGLVHISQITNERVERVADYLSVGQEVTVKVVEIDRQNRIRLTMKDINNDTPVAENVAEEAEVSSEPQTEI; this is translated from the coding sequence ATGAATCCAATTGTTAAACAATTTAAATACGGTCAGCATACCGTAACCTTAGAAACAGGTGCTATCGCACGTCAAGCAACGGCAGCCGTTATGGCGAGCATGGACGATACAACCGTATTCGTAACCGTTGTGGCCAAAAAAGATGTCAAAGAAGGTCAAGACTTTTTCCCTTTAACAGTTGATTACCAAGAACGTACTTATGCGGCAGGTCGTATTCCGGGCGGTTTCTTCAAACGTGAAGGTCGTCCGTCAGAAGGCGAAACATTAATCGCTCGTTTAATCGACCGTCCTGTGCGTCCGCTTTTCCCAGAAGGTTTCTTTAACGAAATTCAAGTGATTGCTACGGTTGTTTCGGTGAATCCGCAAATCAGCCCGGATTTAGTGGCAATGATTGGTGCTTCCGCCGCACTTTCATTATCAGGCGTACCGTTCAACGGCCCTATCGGTGCTGCTCGTGTCGGTTTTATCAATGATCAATTCGTATTAAACCCGACCACTTCAGAACAAAAAATCAGTCGCTTAGACCTTGTAGTAGCAGGGACGGATAAAGCGGTATTAATGGTTGAATCGGAAGCGGATATTCTTTCTGAAGAACAAATGTTATCCGCAGTCGTATTCGGTCATCAGCAACAACAAGTAGTAATTGAAAACATCAAAGAATTCGTAAAAGAAGCGGGCAAACCACGTTGGGATTGGGTTGCACCGGAACCGAATACTGCATTAATCAATCAAGTAAAAGCGTTAGCGGAAGCTCGTATCGGCGATGCGTATCGTATTACAGAAAAACAAGCGCGTTACGAACAAATTGATGCAATTAAAGCGGATGTTATCGCACAATTAACCGCACAAGACGAAACTGTTTCGGAAGGTGCGATTATCGATATTATTACCGCATTAGAAAGTTCTATTGTTCGCGGTCGTATCATTGCCGGCGAGCCGCGTATTGACGGTCGTACGGTAGATACCGTTCGCGCATTAGACATTTGCACCGGCGTATTACCTCGTACGCACGGTTCTGCAATCTTCACCCGTGGTGAAACGCAAGCATTAGCGGTTGCAACCTTAGGCACTGAGCGCGATGCACAAATTATTGACGAATTAACCGGCGAGAAATCGGACCGTTTCTTATTCCACTATAACTTCCCTCCGTACTCTGTCGGTGAAACGGGTCGTATCGGTTCGCCGAAACGTCGTGAAATCGGCCACGGTCGTTTAGCAAAACGCGGTGTGTTAGCGGTAATGCCGACTGCGGAAGAGTTTCCGTATGTAGTTCGTGTGGTATCTGAAATTACCGAATCAAACGGTTCGTCTTCAATGGCTTCCGTATGTGGTGCTTCTTTAGCGTTAATGGATGCCGGCGTGCCTATTAAAGCGGCGGTTGCGGGTATCGCAATGGGCTTAGTGAAAGAAGAAGAAAAATTCGTAGTACTTTCGGATATCTTAGGTGATGAAGACCACTTAGGCGATATGGACTTTAAAGTAGCCGGTACGCGTGAAGGTGTTACCGCACTTCAAATGGACATTAAAATCGAAGGTATCACACCGGAAATTATGCAAATCGCATTAAATCAAGCAAAAGGTGCGCGTATGCACATTTTAAGCGTGATGGAACAAGCGATTCCTGCACCTCGTGCAGACATTTCTGATTTTGCGCCTCGTATCCATACGATGAAAATTGATCCGAAGAAAATCAAAGACGTTATCGGTAAAGGCGGTGCGGTAATTCGTGCATTAACCGAAGAAACCGGTACTTCGATTGATATTGATGACGACGGTACGGTTAAAATTGCCGCAACCGATAACAATGCGGCAAAAGCAGTAATGGCTCGTATCGAAGACATCGTGGCTGAAGTTGAAGTGAACGCAATCTACAAAGGTAAAGTTACACGTGTCGTTGATTTCGGCGCCTTTGTTTCTATCTTAGGTGGCAAAGAAGGCTTAGTGCATATTTCACAAATTACGAATGAACGTGTTGAACGTGTAGCCGATTACTTAAGCGTAGGTCAAGAAGTGACTGTGAAAGTAGTTGAGATCGATCGTCAAAACCGTATTCGTTTAACAATGAAAGATATTAATAACGATACCCCTGTTGCCGAAAACGTAGCTGAAGAAGCGGAAGTTTCATCAGAACCACAAACTGAGATTTAA